A window from Methanococcus voltae encodes these proteins:
- a CDS encoding AAA family ATPase, with protein sequence MDSEILKKEIESLKNNKNMLKDYLKRKYSNDIIFDKNNILIDLTDLQKEGFFKEIDLLEYNPKEVLNFIRDTYIDAYESLKIVRKDINIIPYQLPDSINKNSKNKPMTIEDIKSNKLGKLVEFEGVVTVSTKIKSALKKAKFICPKCGNIIDINVENPFEGYIEPMCSNKNCGELMNLNEENSKYIDYQELKIQQPLDLMDDPEEPPKYITVLLENSPGIYCGRVKITGIPVKSQKNKKIPIYDIIVKGLNCEIIDNKLEAILNEEDVEKINKVSKHDDIINILSERLIPEIKGYSTIKKAILLQQIKGVKKGNKRADSHVLLITDPGIGKSVMLRKIAEIPGNVYGSATTASGVGLTAAVVREKTEIGDDTWVIKPGLLVKANKGTACIDELTVNRDLQSYVLEAMESQTIHINKGGINTKLSSECSILAACNPKWGRFDNNEAVSEQINIPAPMLSRFDLIFPLKDEPDRARDKEIGKHIINIHKAYLDKNIKVDMKLDNIIIDDILIDNDFIIKYIIYARQKQPIISKDAENILVEYYTNMRKSSVQITARQLEATIRIAEAHAKARLHDEVDEVDAIEAINIITESLKEIAYDPETNSFDIGKVTGVSKKDVNYMKSVYLIIKNLSNELDNELVIYEDIVDKANKENIDETQVKTALKKLKQVGDIYEPKNRKYRIM encoded by the coding sequence ATGGATTCAGAAATATTAAAAAAAGAGATAGAATCTTTAAAGAATAATAAAAATATGTTAAAAGATTATCTTAAAAGAAAATATAGTAATGATATAATTTTTGATAAGAATAATATATTAATTGATTTAACAGATTTACAGAAAGAAGGCTTCTTTAAAGAAATAGATTTATTAGAATATAATCCAAAAGAAGTTTTAAATTTTATTAGGGATACATATATCGATGCATATGAATCATTGAAAATAGTTAGGAAAGATATTAATATAATCCCATATCAATTACCAGATTCCATTAATAAAAACAGTAAAAACAAACCAATGACTATAGAAGATATAAAAAGTAATAAATTAGGAAAATTGGTCGAATTTGAAGGAGTAGTAACCGTATCTACAAAAATAAAATCTGCATTAAAAAAAGCAAAATTCATATGTCCTAAATGTGGGAATATTATAGATATAAATGTTGAGAATCCATTTGAAGGATATATTGAACCAATGTGTAGTAATAAAAATTGTGGCGAATTAATGAATTTAAATGAAGAAAATTCAAAATATATAGATTATCAAGAGCTTAAAATTCAACAACCATTGGACTTAATGGATGACCCTGAAGAACCACCCAAATATATAACAGTTCTATTGGAAAATTCTCCCGGCATATATTGTGGAAGGGTAAAAATAACAGGAATTCCCGTTAAATCACAAAAAAATAAAAAAATACCAATATATGATATAATTGTAAAAGGTTTGAATTGCGAAATTATAGATAATAAATTAGAAGCAATTCTTAATGAAGAAGATGTTGAAAAAATCAATAAAGTGAGTAAACATGATGATATTATCAATATATTATCAGAACGACTCATTCCTGAAATAAAAGGATATTCCACAATTAAAAAAGCAATATTATTACAACAAATTAAAGGCGTAAAAAAAGGAAACAAAAGGGCAGATAGCCATGTTTTATTAATAACTGACCCAGGTATAGGTAAATCAGTGATGTTAAGGAAAATAGCAGAAATACCTGGTAATGTTTATGGTTCTGCGACTACTGCCTCAGGTGTTGGTTTAACCGCAGCAGTTGTACGTGAAAAAACAGAAATAGGAGATGACACTTGGGTTATAAAACCAGGTCTTTTAGTTAAAGCAAATAAAGGTACTGCATGTATAGACGAGCTTACGGTAAATAGGGATTTACAAAGCTATGTTTTAGAAGCTATGGAAAGCCAAACAATTCATATTAACAAAGGAGGTATAAATACAAAATTATCCTCTGAATGTAGTATTCTTGCTGCATGTAATCCTAAATGGGGTCGTTTTGATAACAATGAAGCAGTTTCTGAGCAAATAAATATACCTGCACCAATGTTAAGCAGATTTGACTTAATATTTCCTTTAAAAGATGAACCAGACCGTGCAAGAGATAAAGAAATAGGTAAACATATTATAAACATACATAAAGCCTATTTGGATAAAAATATAAAAGTAGATATGAAATTAGACAATATTATAATAGATGATATTCTAATAGATAATGACTTTATTATAAAATATATTATATATGCTCGACAGAAGCAGCCTATAATATCTAAAGATGCTGAGAATATATTAGTAGAATATTATACTAATATGAGGAAAAGTTCAGTTCAGATTACAGCGAGACAATTAGAAGCTACAATTAGAATTGCTGAAGCACATGCTAAAGCAAGACTTCATGATGAAGTTGATGAAGTTGATGCAATAGAAGCAATAAATATAATCACAGAATCGTTGAAAGAAATAGCCTATGACCCTGAAACAAATTCATTTGATATAGGTAAAGTGACGGGTGTTTCTAAAAAAGATGTAAATTATATGAAATCAGTATATCTGATTATAAAAAATTTATCTAATGAATTGGATAATGAATTAGTTATTTATGAAGATATTGTCGATAAAGCAAATAAGGAAAATATCGACGAAACCCAAGTTAAAACGGCTTTGAAAAAATTAAAACAAGTTGGGGACATATATGAGCCGAAAAATAGAAAATATAGGATTATGTAA
- a CDS encoding AAA family ATPase, with translation MEIGLLSVKNTLPFFENFGNLPTKLISESNIKDINDLDFFIIPGGSLIECNDLLNNNEFTSTMSNYQGYILGICSGFQLLSYNIDIGRKSQTPILKKGLGLLDVNIAPLICTDRVNFKIEDKTLFNTLYKSDKNNNVLKNNYNKLYEGFHCHTYGHITPENSKVFTKSIVNKLNYKMLETSNELISGAYDGKIYGTMIHNFLDNKNIKESLLSKFKIKEDELKEITDKNQKIKLNSKKYRFNGKTDINKIDNIKKAKKGIILLGTGSESGKTFITTSIAGKLAEKGYKVFSAKIGPDVRDIVPSLYITNETMTKYNSIKIYDRGWSTISEFKKYIETSDYDYYIIEGVMGAFTGCLNKAGYSSAEIAKFLNIPTYVVSSCSKSGIEGAYIESLIYYKLLEKIGADVKGIILNKTYNDRIAEKVKKIGDLSDIDIIPIKKAKQNINIKNRGLMPEIEIDYDLFCKLALELDINMDLFNMTINNKNNLNDEIIQKYFENSDDTTYLEQKIQELSQSLKII, from the coding sequence ATGGAAATTGGATTATTAAGTGTTAAAAATACATTACCTTTTTTTGAAAATTTTGGAAATCTACCCACTAAATTAATATCCGAATCTAATATAAAAGATATTAATGATTTGGATTTTTTTATAATACCTGGGGGTAGTTTAATTGAATGTAATGATTTATTGAATAATAATGAATTTACAAGCACAATGTCTAATTATCAAGGTTATATATTAGGCATCTGTAGTGGATTTCAATTATTATCTTATAATATAGATATTGGAAGAAAAAGCCAAACACCAATATTAAAAAAAGGATTAGGTCTTTTAGATGTAAATATAGCCCCATTAATATGTACAGACAGAGTAAATTTTAAAATAGAAGATAAAACATTATTTAATACATTATATAAAAGCGATAAGAATAACAATGTTCTAAAAAACAATTATAATAAATTATACGAAGGATTTCACTGCCATACTTATGGCCACATCACTCCCGAAAACTCTAAAGTGTTTACAAAATCAATAGTCAATAAATTAAACTATAAAATGCTTGAAACGTCTAATGAATTAATATCTGGAGCTTATGATGGTAAAATATATGGTACTATGATACATAATTTTTTAGATAATAAAAATATAAAAGAATCATTATTGTCCAAATTTAAAATTAAAGAAGATGAATTAAAGGAAATAACGGATAAAAATCAAAAAATAAAATTAAATTCTAAAAAATATAGATTTAACGGAAAAACAGATATTAATAAAATAGATAATATTAAAAAAGCTAAAAAAGGAATTATATTGTTAGGAACAGGCTCTGAAAGTGGTAAGACATTTATAACCACCAGTATTGCTGGAAAATTAGCCGAAAAAGGTTATAAGGTATTTTCAGCGAAAATAGGTCCTGACGTGAGAGATATTGTGCCTTCATTATATATTACAAATGAAACTATGACAAAATACAATAGTATCAAAATATATGATAGAGGTTGGTCCACAATTTCAGAATTCAAAAAATATATTGAAACCTCAGATTATGATTATTATATAATAGAAGGAGTTATGGGTGCATTTACTGGTTGTTTAAATAAAGCAGGCTATAGTAGTGCGGAAATAGCTAAATTTTTAAATATTCCAACATACGTCGTCTCGTCATGTAGTAAAAGTGGAATAGAAGGTGCATATATAGAATCATTAATATATTACAAATTATTGGAAAAAATAGGTGCAGATGTAAAAGGAATTATATTAAATAAAACATATAATGATAGAATAGCCGAAAAAGTTAAAAAAATAGGTGATTTATCAGATATTGATATAATACCAATTAAAAAAGCAAAACAAAATATAAATATAAAAAATAGAGGCTTAATGCCTGAGATAGAAATAGATTATGACCTATTTTGCAAGTTGGCTTTAGAATTAGATATTAATATGGACTTATTTAATATGACTATAAATAATAAAAATAATTTAAACGATGAAATTATACAGAAATACTTTGAAAATTCAGACGATACAACATATTTGGAACAAAAAATACAAGAATTATCCCAAAGCTTGAAAATAATTTAA
- a CDS encoding TIGR03576 family pyridoxal phosphate-dependent enzyme, which produces MKDLEFERISNTREILRNIIKKHGRDNIYDLTGLTGGFYIENKNLDFLETYTGPAIFTEKLNRHGLAYLHNDFNEDSDIKNKIESLEEYCKSEMAVGFNRTSSALLATIITLKNKKISQILHYVPEKPSHPSIPKSCNILNIPYYESDNIEEILALIETGKFLIITGSTMNHKIVDLENTKKLIEYCHSNNVNVLFDDASGARIRLLNGQPTALNMGADLVVTSMDKLMTGPRAGLLAGNKELIKEIYSEGLKYGLEAQAPILAAMVYTLKNFSFDRIKKAQQRAINFTFDELCNYDNISLEKTPTGFIINMEPKKSFDVALELLKNYRVITITTMGMPDASKTLRFDFTSKDADKVSDNYIKNSILNAILAVINKK; this is translated from the coding sequence TTGAAGGATTTAGAATTTGAAAGAATAAGTAATACAAGGGAAATATTAAGGAATATTATAAAAAAACACGGAAGAGATAATATTTATGATTTAACGGGGTTAACCGGTGGTTTTTATATTGAAAATAAGAACTTAGATTTTTTAGAAACTTATACTGGACCTGCAATATTCACTGAAAAATTAAATAGGCACGGATTGGCTTATTTACACAATGATTTTAATGAAGATTCAGATATTAAAAATAAAATAGAATCATTGGAAGAATATTGTAAATCAGAAATGGCTGTGGGATTTAATAGAACTTCTTCTGCACTTTTGGCAACTATTATTACTTTAAAAAATAAAAAGATATCTCAAATATTACATTATGTACCTGAAAAACCATCTCACCCGTCAATACCTAAAAGTTGTAATATCTTAAATATACCTTATTATGAAAGTGATAATATTGAAGAAATATTGGCACTTATTGAAACTGGTAAATTTTTAATAATCACTGGTTCTACAATGAATCATAAGATTGTTGATTTAGAAAATACAAAGAAATTAATCGAATATTGTCATTCAAATAATGTAAATGTTTTATTTGATGATGCATCGGGTGCAAGAATACGTTTATTAAATGGTCAACCAACCGCTTTAAATATGGGTGCTGATTTAGTGGTTACGAGTATGGATAAATTAATGACTGGACCAAGGGCTGGTTTGTTGGCAGGTAATAAAGAATTAATAAAAGAAATATATTCAGAAGGTTTAAAGTATGGTTTGGAAGCTCAAGCGCCTATATTGGCAGCAATGGTCTATACTTTAAAAAATTTTAGTTTTGATAGGATTAAAAAAGCACAACAACGAGCAATTAATTTTACATTCGATGAATTATGTAATTATGATAATATATCTTTGGAAAAAACACCAACTGGTTTTATTATAAATATGGAACCAAAAAAGAGCTTTGATGTAGCTTTGGAGCTGTTAAAAAACTATCGTGTAATAACAATTACCACAATGGGTATGCCTGATGCAAGTAAAACCTTAAGGTTTGATTTTACTTCAAAAGATGCGGATAAAGTTTCAGATAATTATATTAAAAATTCAATATTGAATGCCATACTTGCAGTAATTAATAAAAAATAA
- a CDS encoding 2-oxoacid:acceptor oxidoreductase subunit alpha: protein MKTEFIQGNMACVEGALKAGCKFFGGYPITPSTEIAEGMARKLPKLNGYYCQMEDEIASMASIIGASWAGNKSMTATSGPGISLMQENIGYAFMTETPCVLVNVQRGGPSTGQPTAASQADIMQTKWGSHGDYQPIVLVPSSVQEMYDFTIMAFNYAEKYRIPVFVMADEILGHMREKVVLHDEIPIFNRETPKNSTKDNTNNTNNTNNNNTNNNNNNLIQPMPIFGEGYKTAVTGLTHNEKGYPDVSAETHDSLVRRLSNKILENKDDIILYESKNIGAKTIFVCYGTPSRTVKYTVDSLLKEGVDVGYIRLKTVFPFPDDLIKNLKASKILVPEMNLGQISGEVMKYAKCEVELIGKIGGELHKPEELKKYL, encoded by the coding sequence ATGAAAACCGAATTCATACAAGGGAATATGGCATGTGTAGAAGGTGCTTTAAAAGCAGGCTGTAAGTTTTTTGGAGGTTATCCTATTACTCCATCTACAGAAATTGCTGAAGGAATGGCAAGAAAATTACCTAAATTAAATGGTTATTATTGTCAAATGGAAGATGAAATAGCCAGTATGGCTTCTATAATAGGTGCAAGTTGGGCAGGTAATAAATCAATGACTGCTACAAGTGGCCCAGGTATTAGTTTAATGCAAGAAAATATCGGATACGCTTTTATGACGGAAACACCATGTGTTTTAGTAAATGTGCAAAGAGGGGGTCCTTCAACAGGTCAACCAACAGCTGCATCACAAGCAGATATAATGCAAACTAAATGGGGTAGTCATGGGGATTATCAACCTATTGTTTTAGTTCCAAGTTCTGTACAAGAAATGTATGATTTTACAATAATGGCGTTCAATTATGCTGAAAAATACAGAATACCTGTTTTTGTAATGGCTGATGAAATATTGGGACATATGCGTGAAAAAGTAGTATTACATGATGAAATACCTATATTTAATAGGGAAACTCCGAAAAATTCTACAAAGGATAATACTAATAATACTAATAATACTAATAATAATAATACTAATAATAATAATAATAATTTAATACAACCCATGCCCATATTTGGCGAAGGTTATAAAACAGCAGTAACTGGTTTAACACATAATGAAAAAGGATATCCTGACGTTTCTGCAGAGACACATGATAGTTTGGTAAGAAGATTATCTAATAAAATTTTAGAAAATAAAGATGACATTATATTATATGAATCTAAAAACATCGGTGCAAAAACTATATTTGTATGTTATGGAACTCCTTCAAGAACTGTTAAATATACTGTAGATTCTTTGTTAAAAGAAGGTGTGGATGTGGGATATATTAGATTAAAAACAGTATTTCCCTTCCCTGACGATTTAATTAAAAATTTAAAAGCTTCTAAAATATTAGTACCTGAAATGAATTTGGGTCAAATTTCTGGTGAAGTAATGAAGTATGCAAAATGTGAAGTTGAATTAATTGGAAAAATAGGTGGCGAATTACATAAGCCAGAAGAATTGAAGAAATATTTATAA
- a CDS encoding potassium channel family protein, which translates to MEPIKKIKIGLFVIFFIVMFFSISFSYFESLSMFDSFYLTIITMFTIGYGDIHPITYMGRLTAILLALTGTSVGLFTFGSTLQLFVEGYFRKANRMRNMKNRIKNMKDHYVLCGYGRIGKVVANRLAKRGADFVVLDLSEENLVSEFEKNPEFNYICGDATLDECLIEANIKNAKTLISTMPRDSDNVFVTLSAKRLNPNIHVVSKAEETVSMDKLLIAGADKVVSPYMIGGMRLAELAIKPDVLDFFSTFMSIANYEYNEDIDLRKYNILKKYEGISIFDLLTQINYNVSIIGIKSKNGSLNVNPAKDTILHLDDQIYVFGTYDQLESFEQFIN; encoded by the coding sequence ATGGAACCTATAAAGAAAATTAAAATAGGTCTTTTTGTAATATTTTTTATCGTAATGTTTTTTTCTATTTCGTTTTCATATTTTGAAAGTCTTTCAATGTTTGATTCGTTTTATTTAACTATAATAACAATGTTTACGATAGGTTATGGCGATATTCATCCAATAACATATATGGGGAGGTTAACTGCAATATTATTGGCTTTAACAGGTACGAGTGTTGGACTTTTTACTTTTGGTAGTACATTACAATTATTTGTGGAAGGATATTTTAGAAAAGCAAACAGGATGAGAAATATGAAAAACAGAATTAAAAATATGAAAGACCATTATGTATTATGTGGTTATGGTAGGATTGGAAAAGTAGTTGCAAATAGATTGGCTAAACGGGGAGCTGATTTCGTAGTTTTAGATTTAAGTGAGGAAAATTTAGTTTCAGAATTTGAAAAAAACCCTGAATTTAATTACATCTGTGGTGATGCTACATTAGATGAATGTTTAATTGAAGCTAATATTAAAAATGCAAAAACATTAATTTCTACAATGCCAAGAGATTCAGACAATGTATTTGTTACATTATCTGCGAAAAGATTAAATCCGAATATACATGTAGTTTCCAAGGCTGAAGAAACTGTTTCCATGGATAAATTATTAATTGCAGGTGCTGACAAAGTCGTTTCGCCGTATATGATAGGTGGTATGCGTTTAGCTGAATTGGCTATAAAACCAGATGTTTTGGATTTCTTTTCCACTTTTATGTCTATAGCTAACTACGAATATAATGAAGATATTGACCTTAGGAAATATAATATTCTAAAAAAATATGAGGGAATTTCAATTTTTGATTTATTAACTCAAATAAATTATAACGTTTCAATAATAGGTATTAAATCCAAAAATGGTTCTTTAAATGTTAATCCTGCAAAAGATACTATATTGCATTTGGATGACCAAATTTATGTATTTGGTACTTATGACCAACTCGAGAGTTTTGAACAATTTATTAACTGA
- a CDS encoding ArsR family transcriptional regulator, producing the protein MSDKDHINKIINTNQRYKLIKYILEHKNNCINDIEKNTKLSKGFISQYLNVLNSFEVIYYNTKGKTKIYNVNKAYTSILKEIVDKKNKNCEENNIKTFDEVNNKNIKSFDKIIDKYGAKTYKIQFKKYLKDYEIYELPDQQYWCISCQSKNCEHVEELKKLLDTL; encoded by the coding sequence ATGAGCGATAAAGACCATATTAATAAAATAATAAATACCAATCAAAGGTATAAACTAATAAAATATATATTGGAACATAAAAACAACTGTATAAACGATATAGAAAAAAATACCAAATTATCAAAAGGGTTCATATCCCAATATTTAAATGTTTTAAACAGCTTTGAAGTTATATATTACAATACTAAAGGTAAAACAAAGATATATAATGTAAATAAAGCATATACTTCTATATTAAAAGAAATAGTAGATAAAAAAAACAAAAATTGTGAAGAAAACAATATAAAAACTTTTGATGAAGTAAATAATAAAAATATTAAAAGTTTTGATAAAATAATCGATAAATACGGTGCTAAAACTTATAAAATCCAATTTAAAAAATATTTAAAAGACTATGAAATATATGAACTACCAGACCAACAATATTGGTGCATATCTTGCCAATCCAAAAATTGTGAACATGTTGAAGAGTTAAAGAAATTACTAGATACTTTATGA
- a CDS encoding DUF2098 family protein produces MIQDKNGKNIEIGNFARYINTGTEGVVKEFKNLDNEKLVVLDNNLAYKPHLIEIIEKINTKNNNKKIEVKDDDINLSNSDEIDSCGAG; encoded by the coding sequence ATGATTCAAGATAAAAATGGAAAAAATATAGAAATTGGTAATTTTGCAAGATATATAAATACAGGTACTGAAGGAGTTGTAAAAGAATTTAAAAACTTAGATAATGAAAAATTGGTGGTTTTAGACAATAATTTAGCATACAAACCTCACTTAATAGAAATAATTGAAAAAATAAATACTAAAAATAATAATAAAAAAATAGAAGTTAAAGATGATGATATAAATCTTAGTAATTCAGATGAAATTGATTCTTGTGGTGCCGGGTAA